gacccaagatcacccagcaggcttcatgtggagaagtggggatttgaacccagttctcccagatTAGTATTCACTGCTCTtagccgctacaccacgctggctctccacatgaCACAAACCGCTCGAGGCCGGCCCAACCACACTATTCCCCTACACTGAATCCTACGGCTGCTTTTGGAAACAGTCTTCAAGACGAGAGCGATATTACCCACAACACACATTCATGACCCAGTGGCAAGGAAGGTGCAAAAACAGAACTGCTCCTTGCCCCTCCATGCTTGGGAAAGAGTTGGACTTATAGGAGGCATCTGGTCATCtgcctctcccttttcttctGCTGAAGAAAACAGAGGCAGCTTTGCCTCGGCCCGCCAGAGATGATGAACAGCGATTAAATGAACTAGAAAGAGGCAGCGCATTCAATGCCTGGAAGCACATGTGCACAAACTACCAGCTCTCAGCTCTGCACAGGGAACTGATTCCAACAAGCACTGGCTTGCACAGTTTGCTCTCCTTACTACTCTCCCCAGGTCTGCATCAGTAGAGAAGTGTGTGCTTCTCTACAATAGGAGAACACGGTGCAGCTAAGCATTTCTGGCTCACGGTCTGGGTTTTTGGGCAAGAGCGTTTGgaggccaaggggggggggtacagAATGGACTACCACAGCATTCCCTCTCCAGTTCCCACAGGCTTTCATTTTGTGGCGATGCCTCTGGGACATGAGTGTCACTCACCACTTTGTTGGGGTCATTGCGGTGGTTTTCCATACAGTGCTTCACCAGCTCCTGCTGGTCCAGATTCCGTGCTCCGCAATAAGGGCACACAAAAGTGGATCGGTTTGGGATATTGCtgcaaagggggaggaagagagagagaggaaagcgcGTGCGCAAGAGAGGGAGGGACCTGGAAGGATCACCCAGAAGAAAAGCATTGGGAAAACTTCCTCTTGAAAGAACCCACCAGGCCCCCACCTCTGAGAGCAAAAGCCTTGAAGCCCCTTTCTGATCTGCTGCTCCAACTGGGGGAGAAATTAATACCTGGGAATGGGCTGGGATGTTGGGACAACGGGAACAAACTTTGGACAGTTGGCCATCTGTTCCTGAACCTTAGCACAGGACGTGACGTGCGACCTCATTTTTGCTAGCGTCACCTggaagacagaggaggaggaggactgggcaCAGGAACATTATCTTGATGGTTTTTAAATGCTCGGCCCCTTGTcaaattttggaaaaaattaaCAATACACAAAAGCATAAATAAATACGTACTGAcaaaaggagagagaagagggaGATAATTGGACAGACACACCGGAAGCAAGCTGAGCCTCGGCAGCGCCTCTAGCGCCTCACAAGCTCACTTTGGCCCCCTGGGCACAGAACCGGCCTCGTGTCCGGAGCAGAATGGTCCAGCAAGATGCTTTCTGGCTCCCATGCCAGGGCTTGCCTCCCCTTAAACTACTCAAAATACCTGCTGACAGTTAACCACCAGACAGTTAACTTACACAACCCCCCATCACTACACAGCACAAACACCAAGCAGGTGAGTTGCAGAAAGGTGCTTACAGAAGAGATGTCTTGCATAAGCAAGCCAAGCTATACAAACGGCAacacatggcaaaaaaaaaaagaaaaaaaaaagcccttgctGTAGGGAGAGGATTATTTTGACAGGCAAAATGGATTTCTTTTGGTCCTATATGACCATATCAAACTGCCGTATACCAAGTCACACCACTGCTTCACCTCAGTCAGCACTGTATACTGAGTGGCTAAGGCTCCCCAGGGATTCAGGCAGACTCTTTCAACACCTGCTACCCAAAATCCATAAAAAATAATTCTGTCCACCCTGCAACCGGTCGTGAGTGTGGCTCGGCAGACCATTTGCCCTCCTTTCTGCCTCTTATAAGTCCCACACGCTCTCTGTTGTGCCAGAAAGACCCAGCCAAGAACACAACAGATTTACAAAAATATTCTTCGAAATGATGAAAATGTGCTGATTCTCATAACAGAAGACTTCTAAATCTCGCTTTGCAGATTTTCCCACCAGCTGGCCTTCCTGGTGTCAAACCTCAGCCACTTGAGAGGTGGGTCCCTGAACCTACTAAGCCACCCCAACCACTTCCTCACTGTCTAAAccatgggtgtcaaactcaattgttacgagggccggatatgacataaatgtcacttggtcgggctgggccatgcctcgccagcccagatcgggactggggatGGTGGTAGCTgtctcggctggctcatgggccagatccaaactctcaaggggctggattcggcccaggggtcttatgtttgacacccctggactaaaCTGCAGGCAGGCATCTGTGCACAGATCTGCCCCCGCTTCTCTGGTAAACAGCTCCCAGGAGTACCTTCTTGGTGCAGCCCCGGCAGGGGGCCTTGAAGGACGACAGCTGCTTGTCCACACTGGAGGCCTTCTCCACTTTCTTGGGGTCAAAGGGCATGCGGCAGAGCGGGCAGAGGGGAGACGGCACCTGGAGGCAGGGCTGCAGGCACTCTCCGCAGAATCTGGAAAGGAAACCAAGACCCGATGCCGTCCCCCTACTAAGAAACACATGCACCCATCTGTGTATTGCCAGCACATTCAACATGGAGGCTAGCTGTATTCCTCTCCAGGGCAGGGTGCTTGGAAACCTACAGGGGAGGACCAAAACTATGGAGGAAATCATGAGGACACCACTCCCCATGCCCTTGATTATGAACTTGGTGCACAGACTGTACTGCAATGGGGTGTTCTATTTTGGGCATCATGCAAGAAGGTGGCCTGGCCATAAAGACTCCAAGCTGGTTGAAGTTTGCTGTGTCACAACTGGGGCATGTTATGCTGTCCTGAAGGCCACACAGCACCCGTGAGGACACCGGAGCAGGTCCACCTGTTTGCCATGGAAGTGCTCACTGTCTCCTGCCCTTTACAACTATAAAAGCGAGCGAGCAAGCAAGATAATCAGCATGCCCGTGCATCCGTAAGGAAACTCCCATCTCTGCCCTCTGAGCCAGGGGCTACAGGAATCTGAGCAATGATCCCGAGAACCTCAGGCGAGATAATGCATTTCCAGGTCGAGGAACGGCTGCCACACGAAAAGTTTTTATGCCTGCGGGATCAGAGCTCTGAAGTTGAAGGCAGTGGAAGAAGCTCTTGCAGAATAATTACAAGGCCAGAAACAGACCTGAGGGAAGGAAAGGCAGCCTAGCATCCCACCTGCTAACATGCCAGCTTTTTGACAGATTTCATCCAATCCTGAACAGCCAACTGCCCAGTCTTACGTTATCTTTGCCTCCTGCCCTGGGAACTCCCCCTGCCCTATATACTTTTCAAAGATAGCCTTTTTTATTTCTACGTCTTCGCCAACAAACAAGTTCTCTGCTCCAGAAGACATCGCAGGAGGGAAAGACAAGACGACAACTGCTGGGGAGGGCCTTCCCCACTCCTTGCCACAGGGGAACTGTTGGCTGCAACCCTACTGCTACCAGTGGAAATTTATTGTGctgatgtagaagaagagttggttttcatatgccgactttctctaccactcaaggaagaatcaaactggcttacaatcactttcccttcccctccccacaaaagacaccctgtgaggtaggtggggctgagatagtgtgactagcccaaggtcacccagctggcttcatgtgtaggcgtggggaaaccaacccggttcaccagattagcctccgccactcatgtggaggagtggggaatcaaacccagttctccagattagagtccaccgctccaaactaccactcttaactacaAGGTGCACTACAGGAATGACACAACCCCTGCCCACAACTTTTCCCAGTCCACATTAGAGGGACAAGGCAGGGGAGGCACAGGGCAAACAACCGGGGACTGGCAATCAAGAGCAATGCCAAGAGAGGGCAGCCTCTTTTCTCTGGCATGTCATCTGCTTAGCACTGGGAAGTGCCAACTCATATGACTCAAAAGGCTTACCCTGTGATCAAGGTGGAAGTGGAAGAACTGAGCCCAGGAGACCCTGCCCTTCTCCTAAACTGTAGCTCACACATTTGCCTTGTAGCACAAGACCATTTTCACAGCCCAGTTGGAGGCATATGCCTCCCTGGGCCCCACTGCTGCCTATGCTGCAGAACATCTAGCTGTGCTCGTCCACAGGGAGACTCGGCCACAAGACTCGCTGTCTTCAAATAGATCTCCAAGCCATTATCTCTTGGGGCCAATGAGACACTAACGGTCATTCATTCGCTTTGACATCAATTGCAATTCTCCTTGCTCTGCCTCTTGTGATGGTACCCCTCCATCCCAAATTGCTCTCTGCCCAAAAAGCTATTTTCAGCACCCACTTCTAGAACACACCTATGAACTGCAAGTTTACCCAAGGAGAGAAAATGCAGTTGGCCATACATGAGGTTCCGCAGATCAGAGAAGCTACAGCATCTTCACACAAACAGCTTTCCTCTCTTGGCCTGGCATGAAAGAACCCCTTGTTCTCCGTGCCTATCAGCTATTACTCAAGATGACAAAACACATGAATGCAGCTAGCAAACTGCAACATGCAATAAAACAGCTTGTCTCTGCGGTTCCACAGGACCCCCTTGCCTTTGTGCTGGTAAAGACAAATTGGGCCAAAGTCCATCTCCAGGGCCGGTTCTCATGACAAGCAGCCCAAACTGCTGGTTAGAGTAGCACAAGAAAGAGGGCCCGAGATACCACAGGGGCTCGATTTGCTCCCAACTATCTCGGGGGGAGGGCATGCAAGGTGACCTGCATCACCTTCTCCTGGGCACATACTACCACCAGCTGGGTGAAAGAGAAGCCCCCTCTGGCAATGCCCAGGAGGGCATTGGCATACCTTACTTACAGTACCAAAATACATtgaacaaaatacaaaatacacacttgacacttgagagacactgtccttcagtgttactcctctgacgatgcctgccacagctgctggtgaaacgtcaggaaagaaaataccaagaccacggttacacagcccggataacctacaagaaacattgAACTGGCCTTGTCTGTTTCTCAAAGGAAGATCTACCCTGCTCAAGAGCTTCAGCAACTAGAAAAAATTCTCAGAAGAACGTGCCTACAAGCCAAGAcctcaaaaacaaaaaacaaacaaacaaaaaaacttggCAAGACAAGCCTTTTGGTTGACTGGCTTAAGATCTCACAGCACTAGCTGGAGGACAGAGTTTCCGGCTCTTCCTCTATGTGAATTCTGAAGGCATTGGAACAGCACAGATTTGGTAGCAGAGCTGCCTCAGGAAAAGGAGGGGCAGCAACAGTCACACAATCCAACAATTTTGGGCACCGTGGTTGCCTGGAACAGAAGTTCATGATTCAAATAAAACCAAGGGGATGGAACAGATGGTCTCGCACCTGGTCTCACTCAAACCCACCAGCAAGGAACCAACCCTGGCTCTGCCGCCCATGCTTTGTTATTGCTCCTGACAAACCTGCAGAAAGCATTTTCAGGGTCCTCCTTCCAAACATGACCGGGGAAGCCACCCCCAGGAGCCTCCTTGTCTTGCccactccctcccacccaccgctTGCTTCCCCCAACTGCAACCTTCCCTTTGGGTCCCTGAAGgcacccctcccctctccccatgcattGGTTCTGTCTGCCACCCCCCACCAGGACCCTTCTCTGGCACCCAGGATGTCGTCCCCCCCAGCCCCTTTCTGGTCTTCTCCgccctgaagcttgctgggtaaccctgAGCGCCAATCATAAgagcctaagaaaggccatgcaggatcagacccaggcccatcgagtccagcagtctgttcacagttggccaaccaggtaccaaacaagacgactgcagcagcatttaccctgcctgtgttccacagcacctcatatagtaggcctgctcctcggatcctggagagaataggtgtgaatcatgactagtagccatggatagccctctcctccataagaacacaagaaaagccctgctagatcagacccaggcccaccaagtccagcagtctgttcacacagtggccaaccaggtgcctccgggaagcctgcaaacaagacgactgcagcagaattgtcctgcctgtgttcctcaccacctaatataatgggcatgctcctctgatcgtggagagaatagggatgcatcatgactagcatccattttaactagtagccatgaatactcctccatgaacatgcccactcccctcttcaagccttccaaggtggcattcatcaccacatcctggggcagggagttccacaatttaacgacaCGTTgggtgaagaaacacttccttttatcacgcctagcccacctcactgggttgttgtggggataaagggggggaggagagccaCTCATTCTGCTTCCAGctctgtggagagaggaaggcatCAAAGAGTTCCCCCCAGCTGCTCTCcatcattctccccccacccccacggaaGGCTCAGAGCGaccacccctccccctcctcatcctggggcagggagttccacaatttaacgacgCGTTGGgtgaagaagcacttccttttatcacgcctagcccacctcactgggttgttgtggggaggggtggggagggagaaccaCTCATTCTGCTTCAAGcaccggggagggagggatggatcctagtgccccccccccagttgctctCCATCATTTTCCTCCCCCAACGGAGGGACCGACAGCGACCTCCCCCTCCtcggcggccatcaccacatcctggggcagggagttccacaatttaacgacgCGCTGCgtgaagaagcacttccttttaTCACGCCTAGgccacctcactgggttgttgtggggataagggggggggaggagagccaCTCATTCTGCTTCCAGCTCCGTGGAGAGAGGAAGGCATCCAAGTGCCCCCCCAGCTGCTCTCcatcattctccccccacccccacggaaGGCTCAGAgcgacctccccctcccccacatcctggggcagggagttccacaatttaacgacgCGTTCCTTTTATCACGCCTAGcccacctcactgggttgttgtggggataagagGAAGGCATCCAAGTGCCCCCCCCAGCTGCTCTCcatcattctccccccaccccccaccccccccggcGTCCCATCCGGGTCCCGCGCCCCCCCCTCACGTGTGCCTGCAGGGGGCGATGCGGACGGGGCGCTGGTAGACctccaggcagatggggcagctgaACTGGGCCTCGAGGGCGGCGCCGCCTTCGGGGGCCGGGTGGGCGGCGCTGGGGGCGGCGGGGGAGGCCTCGCgggaccccccccctcctcctcctccgccgccgccgcccgccgacACCAACAGGCTGCGGAACATCGCGGCGGCCATGGAGACGGCGGCCCGGGCGGAAGCGGACCCGGCACGTCATCGCCCCGCGACCAGGGGCAGGGCGGGGCGGGAGGGACAAAGGCCCGCGCGCGTCACACGGGCGCGCCGGAAGTGAGGCCCTTTCCGCTTCCCCCCTCCGCCGGGCGAGGCGAGGCAGGGTCCGGCCGGGGATGTGCGAAGCCCAGGCCGGGggctgcggcggcggcggggggcggccggCGCGGGAGCCGCGAGGCGGGTGAGGAAAGGGGGCGGCGTCTGTGGAGGTcgtgggaggggggggcagggtcACGGGCCCGCGGAAGCCCCGCCTCCAAATTCCATGGGCGCCAGCCTGCGGAACTCTCTGCCCCTGGACAgtattgagcacatgaagctgccttacgcggAACCCGACCCTCGGTGCGTCAAGGTCAGCCTTGTCTCTTCCGACTGGCAGCGGggctcaggcagaaaagggtctttcacatcccctactcgcctggtccctttaactggagatgccggggattgaacttgggaccttctgcatgccaagcacatgctccgtcactgagccacagcccctattcaTTTACTttactacctttctccccaatggggacccatgtgagggttcccaacctccctgtgcaaactccataaaatcacttgctcagacggtcatgcagaaacaaggaactttattggaagcttcagggtAGTATAgaccttacactggtaaagttgcaagtgctcacaatttcacaaagacagaattataacccctacagggaagcagatgtcaaatgtatgttatgggaatctacgagataattgtgcatggtacaggaacatcaaagacctcaggaagctcgttattgctatctgcctaccaaggccatagctggcgggagggagtcggagagagcaagggaggtggacgtgggaagagacattccaatctggggcctgctagacgcagcgcctgaaccaaggaaaggcaaaaggcctggactgcttttacgagtccaggggtgggtgggaaacacacaaggcaaaggcgtacagaccctcacaacccaaagcagcttccatcgtTCTTCTTTGCttcgttttatccttacaacaaccctgtgatgtagtagtagaaaagggcaagagtccagtagcaccttaaagactaacaagaatattttctggtagggtatgagctttcgtgagccccagctcacttcttcagatatctggtatgagctttcgtgagccacagctggtatacctggtatctgaagaagtgagctgtggctcacgaaagctcataccctgccagaaaatacttttgttagtctttaaggtgcttctggactcttgctcttttctactactgcagacagactaacacggctgcccactgtgaattatctgtgatgtaggttaggctgtgagggtgtgactggttcaaggtcacccagcaaccttccgtGGCAGAGCTGgggtttgaatctgggtctcccagaccctagtctgacacttcagCCGCTACACGGTGCCCCTTATGGTTTCTTCTTTCCTGCAAAAGCCTCTTGTATTACCTTTATTTCTAGTCCCACTTTCTCATTGAGGCTCAAGGCAGGCTACACAATGTACATCAGCGCAAGCAACTGAATAAGACATTTGATAAAAGAAGTAATTGGGCCAGGATtatagaaatctgaaacaaagtatAAGTATCAGACATGATATGTTAACAATAGCAGAAAAGTGGAATTACATAGAAACGGTGCAGTGACAGCAATATAATGCATTCAGCAAATGGATAATATACAGAAGTGTAGCCTACAGTTGCATTCCTTTTATTAAAGCACCTTCTTGTGTTCTGGTCTTTTCTTTCGCTTTCCATAGCCGCCCCCAGAAGTGCATGaagtgcaaagagggacctccgGTGTTGATCATCCGTGTCGGAGATGCCTTTTGCAAGTAAGCACCAGGGATGGCAGATGCAGGAGGAACTGGGCACAGCAGCCTTCAGCTGGGAGCCTCCTGCCACACCTACGATACACAGAGCTTCATGGCCACCAGCCTGCTCCTGAACGCTAGCCAGAATTCCTGTTTGCCATGAGTGGCTTCTTTAAAGGATTGGGGGAGAAATTGGGATTTATCTACAGCGCTAGGTGGATAGGGTAAAGCTTCATTCTGTTGGATGTCAGAAGAAGCCGTTTCAGGTGAAGGGCAGGGGCTGCCCAAACTCATAACTCCCCCACACTTGTCCATAAAAACCTGTGcgtgctcttccccctcccccttccaagtTGTAGATGGCTTTAGACTGCTGAGAAAGCTGGCTGTTGTCTGCTTTTTTCATTTTACCCTCAGATCACAGAATTATGTACAATGTGGGTTTCTGGAGCTGTTTGCTTTCAGAGAGTGGACATATTTTACAGGAGCATATTCTGATTGCAGGGCCTGTTTCAAGGATCACTTCGTCCACAAGTTCCGTGCCATGCTTGGGAAGAATCGATGCATTTTCCCCGGAGAGAAGGTCCGGTCTAATTATGTCTTGGCAGTGGGAAAGATGACTAGAAGTGACAAGGACAGTTCATAGTAACCTTTCAAGGCATTCCTTCTTTGCTGCAGGTTCTCCTTGCGTTTTCGGGTGGACCTGCCTCCAGTGCAATGGTGCGGCAAGTCCAAGAGGTATCTACTCTGGGCCCCGTGGAGACTAGCTGGATCTACGGTTGGTCAGTTGAAAGAGTCAGCCAGGGGTTGGGTTTAGCATAGTGATTCTCAAactgccggggtgggtgggtgggtaggtgggtttCCAGTCACAGAAGCTTGCTGCCACCTGCACCCCTCCCTGACAGGTTGTTTTTTAGGCAGGATTCGGAAACACTTGGTTGTAGTGTTTTTTGTAATCCAAGGCTGGATTACTGCTCCGATCTGCAGAAGAGGTGTGAGACAAGGCATGTTTAGAAAGGGGCCAAAGTTGAGAACCTTTGGAAAACAGAGATTTAGGGAAAAGGGtgacaaattaattttaaaaggaggtggtggtgggggaatctTGCACTGCCTGTATTTAAAAGAGTGTGTTAATGTATTGTGCATTGTTAGATGCTCAGAAACGTTTATTTAGCCAACCCCAACTCTTGCTTCTCAGGGCCTGAGTCAGGAAGCAGCCAAGAAACTCCGCTTCAAGCCAGGCATCCTCTTTGTTGATGGTAACGCTTCTTCCGTGTCTTTCCTTTTGTGCCTGGGAGAGCAAAGGCCAGTAGGGCTGGGGCAGCTtgttaaatattgtttatatgcacacacacatttttctccTTTCCCAAATGTGCAGCTAGAATTTGATGCCAGGATTGGGACTGCCCTGGGGCTAGGCTATCTTTTTGCATTCTGATCTTCCTGTTTTTCTTGCTGTGTAGAAGGAGCTGTGTGTGGGCAGGACCTAGAGAAGCGAGGAGAGGTCTGCAGTCGGGTGGAGATGATCCTGAGAGCCACAGGGTTCCCCTTCCATCTGGTGCACTTGGAGGAGGTAAGGAAGACACCTGCGCAGAGgcagacctctacctgagaccttggagagccatcggcgatctgagtagataatactgaccttgatggaccaagggtctggttcagtataaggcagcttcatgtgttcaggcagGGCTGTCAGggtcagctccccctcccctttatgcTGGAGCTTCTCCCTTTCAGCATACTGGGGTCTTATTAGCTTATCAGTAATGGAACAACCTTATTGACCCATTTACCCATTGGTGTTACACTAGAACTTTGGCACTGATCTCAGACACCCCCTTTGTTTTCCCCCACTCACATAATGAGATCACAAAGTCTTTAACCTTCCCGTTCAAAAAGCAGAGTCACCTTTAAGGCTGATCAGCAAGCATCCTCTTGCTACCACAAGCGCTCCCATCTGCTCCCCTTCTGCTTGTCCTTTGGGTGCTTTTGCAGTGGCTGAACAGAGCCTCCCGGTGTCATTTGGTAGGTGTTTGATCTTCCCGGTTCCATCTTGCGCTCCGTTTCCCACGACGCCACAGACAGCGGCCAGAGCTACAAAGAGGCTGTGGATGGTTTCAtacggcagcagcagcaacagagggTGAAGACAGGGGACTCTCTGCCAGGCCGGCTGTCTGAGCTGAGTATACGAGACCCTTCCGGGAAGGAGGCAGCAGAGATCGCGGGGCCTCTGTCTGTCTCACACATGGCAGAACTGACTCGCCtctttggagcagtgaagtcgcTGACGGCCAAGGAGGAACTCCTGCAGACTCTCCGGTGAGTTCCTGAGCTGGCAAGAGAGAACTGGTGGATGAGTTCCTCGCCAGCATTGGGCCCAAGGAGGGGCAGAGCAGTGATGTTCTTTGGATCGGACCTGGCAAGTTCCTGTTACCGCTCAgtaggagagccagtatggtgtagtggttaagagtgttggactagggtctgggagacccaggttcaaatccccactcaagccacgaaagctcgctggatgactttgggccagtcacactcagcctcacctccttcacagggtcggtgtgaggataaaacggaggcgaggtgaatga
Above is a genomic segment from Euleptes europaea isolate rEulEur1 chromosome 17, rEulEur1.hap1, whole genome shotgun sequence containing:
- the RNF166 gene encoding E3 ubiquitin-protein ligase RNF166, which gives rise to MAAAMFRSLLVSAGGGGGGGGGGGSREASPAAPSAAHPAPEGGAALEAQFSCPICLEVYQRPVRIAPCRHTFCGECLQPCLQVPSPLCPLCRMPFDPKKVEKASSVDKQLSSFKAPCRGCTKKVTLAKMRSHVTSCAKVQEQMANCPKFVPVVPTSQPIPSNIPNRSTFVCPYCGARNLDQQELVKHCMENHRNDPNKVVCPVCSAMPWGDPSYKSANFLQHLLHRHKFSYDTFVDYSIDEEAALQAALALSLSEN